The Oncorhynchus nerka isolate Pitt River linkage group LG9a, Oner_Uvic_2.0, whole genome shotgun sequence genome has a segment encoding these proteins:
- the LOC115134604 gene encoding guided entry of tail-anchored proteins factor CAMLG-like produces MQCPDDTSLNTPEEKTCLSSAQRRAEIRRRKLLMNSEDRMNRIVGFTKAETENDGSSRSVTAPMFHLDLDRSDSWSTYPSPRLSPFLPEAVGSSHPHSDLPGYPLPDTSEVLGGGVDKDVTPGVRQRPRGEAQLAADEPSHSGSPRRGLQKYLSRFDDAMKLRGQLANEKQAQEVASSDPDELDSFRLFRLVGSVLLAIFVRVFVCKYLSIFAPFLTLELAYMGLYKYFPKVEKKMQTTVLTAALLLSGIPAEVINRSMDTYKKMGDVFADLCIYFFTFILSHEILLLVGPEEAETP; encoded by the exons ATGCAGTGTCCAGATGACACTAGTCTAAATACACCAGAAGAGAAAACCTGTCTTTCTTCTGCGCAAAGAAGAGCAGAAATTCGGAGACGAAAATTGCTCATGAATTCTGAAGACAGAATGAACAGAATTGTGGGTTTCACCAAAGCTGAAACTGAAAACGACG GATCATCCAGAAGTGTTACGGCACCCATGTTCCATCTGGACTTGGACAGGAGCGACTCGTGGTCAACATACCCCTCCCCCAGACTGTCTCCATTCCTCCCAGAGGCAGTAGGCAGCAGCCACCCCCACAGTGATCTCCCAGGATATCCCCTGCCAGACACCAGCGAGGTGCTGGGTGGCGGTGTGGACAAGGATGTGACACCGGGCGTCCGTCAGAGGCCACGCGGAGAGGCCCAGCTAGCAGCTGATGAGCCCAGCCACTCCGGATCCCCACGCAGAGGGTTGCAGAAGTACCTGTCCCGCTTTGATGATGCCATGAAGCTCAGAGGCCAACTGGCCAATGAGAAACAAGCCCAGGAGGTAGCTAGCTCTGACCCAGATGAGTTGGACTCCTTCAGGCTCTTCAGGCTGGTTGGCAGTGTCCTCCTTGCTATCTTTGTCAGGGTTTTTGTCTGCAAGTATCTG TCCATATTCGCACCATTCCTCACCCTCGAACTGGCATACATGGGGTTGTACAAATATTTTCCAAAG GTTGAGAAGAAGATGCAAACTACAGTGCTGACTGCCGCGCTCCTGTTGTCTGGTATCCCTGCTGAGGTCATCAACCGCTCCATGGACACCTACAAGAAGATGGGCGACGTCTTCGCTGACCTCTGTATCTACTTCTTTACATTCATCCTCAGTCACGAGATCCTGCTGTTGGTTGGTCCAGAGGAGGCTGAGACTCCTTGA